Proteins encoded by one window of Nitrospiraceae bacterium:
- a CDS encoding N-acetyltransferase — MKIRKASTTDVKQIQKLVNDFAKKEEMLPRSLNDLYESIRDIFVCEENKKLKGVCALHILWEDLAEIRSLAVSKESQCKGIGNKLLKTCLKEAKHLGIKRIFALTYHSGFFKKNGFKDIDKAKLPQKIWGDCLRCPRFPECDEDAVILEL; from the coding sequence TTGAAGATAAGAAAAGCATCAACAACTGATGTGAAGCAGATACAGAAACTTGTAAATGACTTTGCAAAAAAAGAAGAGATGCTTCCCCGTTCATTAAATGATCTCTACGAAAGCATACGCGACATTTTTGTCTGCGAGGAAAATAAAAAGTTAAAAGGCGTTTGCGCCTTGCATATTCTGTGGGAAGATCTTGCAGAGATACGGTCGCTTGCTGTCAGCAAGGAATCGCAGTGCAAAGGAATCGGCAACAAACTCCTAAAGACATGTCTCAAAGAAGCAAAACATCTTGGCATTAAGAGAATCTTTGCATTAACTTATCATTCCGGTTTTTTCAAAAAAAATGGATTTAAGGATATTGACAAGGCAAAACTTCCTCAGAAGATATGGGGCGACTGTCTCAGGTGCCCGCGTTTTCCTGAATGCGATGAAGATGCAGTGATATTGGAGCTATAG
- a CDS encoding 2-oxoacid:acceptor oxidoreductase family protein codes for MEHKILIAGFGGQGILFLGKLLAYSGMIEGKEVTWFPSYGAEVRGGTANCTVVISDEMIGSPVVRDPEILLVMNTASLNKFQPRLKKGGQLIFDSSLIKDPELRSDINVLDVPASDIASSIGSTKYANMVMLSSLLAKTGVIKEQSAIAALEEMISGKKKAFLDVNKEAILKGRKYVEDKKSINN; via the coding sequence TTGGAACATAAAATACTTATAGCAGGATTCGGCGGTCAGGGAATCTTATTTCTCGGCAAACTGCTTGCTTACAGCGGAATGATCGAAGGCAAGGAAGTAACATGGTTTCCTTCCTACGGCGCAGAAGTGCGAGGCGGCACTGCAAACTGCACAGTCGTAATCTCTGACGAGATGATAGGCTCTCCTGTTGTAAGAGACCCCGAGATACTTCTGGTAATGAACACAGCGTCACTTAACAAATTTCAGCCGCGCCTGAAAAAAGGCGGCCAGCTGATATTCGATTCTTCCCTTATAAAAGATCCTGAACTTCGTTCAGACATCAATGTGCTTGATGTTCCGGCAAGCGACATAGCATCATCTATCGGTAGCACAAAATATGCAAACATGGTAATGCTCAGTTCTCTGCTTGCAAAAACAGGCGTGATAAAAGAGCAATCAGCAATTGCTGCACTCGAGGAAATGATCTCAGGAAAGAAAAAAGCATTTCTTGATGTAAACAAAGAGGCAATTTTAAAAGGGAGAAAGTACGTTGAAGATAAGAAAAGCATCAACAACTGA
- a CDS encoding thiamine pyrophosphate-dependent enzyme produces MKQTFKRPENLKSAPFRYCPGCGHSLIHRIIAECIDKLKIREKTIGIAPVGCAVFAYDYFNFDMIEVAHGRPPAAATAMKRVMPDRIIYSYQGDGDLAAIGTAEIIHAANRGENLTVFFVNNAIYGMTGGQMAPTTLCGQRTTTTQKGRQTTTAGHPLHVSELLATIDGTSYVIRTSVDSLKNLIATKKAVEKAFRYQIEGKGFSFVEILSPCPTNWGVSAEESLNWMRKDMMTVFPLKTFKDKFAENKKTAGSI; encoded by the coding sequence ATGAAACAGACATTCAAAAGACCCGAAAACCTTAAGAGCGCTCCTTTCAGATATTGTCCTGGATGCGGACACAGCTTAATACACAGGATCATTGCAGAATGCATAGACAAACTTAAAATCAGAGAAAAAACCATAGGCATAGCTCCAGTTGGCTGCGCTGTCTTTGCTTATGATTATTTTAATTTTGACATGATCGAGGTTGCGCACGGCAGACCTCCTGCTGCAGCAACGGCCATGAAGAGAGTTATGCCTGACAGAATAATTTATTCATATCAGGGTGACGGAGACCTTGCAGCTATTGGGACAGCTGAGATAATCCATGCAGCAAACAGAGGCGAGAACTTGACTGTATTTTTTGTTAATAATGCTATCTATGGCATGACTGGCGGACAGATGGCTCCGACAACACTCTGCGGCCAGAGAACAACAACAACACAAAAAGGAAGACAGACAACAACAGCAGGACATCCCTTGCATGTTTCAGAGTTATTAGCAACAATAGACGGCACTTCCTATGTCATAAGGACATCTGTTGATTCTTTGAAAAATCTGATTGCTACAAAGAAAGCTGTTGAAAAGGCATTCAGATATCAGATTGAGGGGAAAGGATTCAGCTTCGTTGAAATACTATCGCCATGTCCTACTAACTGGGGTGTCTCAGCAGAAGAGTCGCTTAACTGGATGCGCAAGGACATGATGACGGTTTTTCCTTTAAAAACCTTTAAGGACAAATTTGCAGAAAATAAAAAAACAGCAGGCAGCATTTAA